From the Hordeum vulgare subsp. vulgare chromosome 1H, MorexV3_pseudomolecules_assembly, whole genome shotgun sequence genome, the window CAGAGTAGTCATTCTGGTCCTTTCTCGCCTTTTTGTTGGTGTAGCACAAGGTTTCATATTCCCTGCCATTCACACAGTTCTGGCACAATGGGTGCCACCACAGGAGCGCTCTCGCTCAGTGTCGTTAACAACCTCAGGGATGTACCTCGGGGCAGCTGGTGGCATGCTGTTTTTCCCAAGTCTAGTGAAGCACATGGGACCCCAATATGTATTCTTTGTCGAAGCAGTACTTGGAGTAGCATGGTCTGTAATATGGTTGAAGTTTTCCAGTGAGCCACCTCGCACAGACCTTCCAAAAGTGGCAATGCCAAAAGTAGCATCTCGAGAGAAGATCAAGGCACTAGCAGGAGGGGTTGTTGCACCTCGCACTGTAAAGATACCATGGCGAAAGATTATCTTCAGTCTACCTGTTTGGGCAATTGTTGTGAACAACTTCACCTTCCACTATGCCTTGTATGTTATCATGAATTGGCTGCCTACCTATTTTGAACTAGCCCTTAAGCTTAGCCTCCAGGATATGGGATCGTCAAAGATGCTTCCCTATTTCAACATGTTTATATTCTCCAACATTGGTGGAGTGGTTGCTGATCACTTGATTACAAAAAGGATCTTATCAGTTACCAAGACAAGAAAGCTCCTTAACACCATTGGGTTTGTTGTCGCGGCTGTTGCACTTATGGCCCTTCCTTCATTCGGGACGCCCTCAGGGACTGTGATATGTTCATCGGTATCTCTTGGATTTCTGGCTCTAGGAAGAGCAGGGTTTGCCGTGAATCACATGGATGTTGCTCCAAAATTTGCCGGCATAGTGATGGGGGTTTCAAATACTGCTGGGACATTGGCTGGGATAGTTGGTGTTGGCCTCACTGGAAACATTCTGGAGGCCGCAAAGGCTTCTAACATGGATTTAACAAGTTCTGAAACCTGGAAAACAGTGTTCTTTGTTCCAGCATACCTCTG encodes:
- the LOC123447417 gene encoding probable anion transporter 7, whose product is MKRMKIPKRYVIVLLTFICTNVCYIERVGFSIAYTVAADAINVNQANKGLILSMFYYGYVLSQIPGGWAAQRLGGRRVLLLSFLLWSLICGLIPLDPNRVVILVLSRLFVGVAQGFIFPAIHTVLAQWVPPQERSRSVSLTTSGMYLGAAGGMLFFPSLVKHMGPQYVFFVEAVLGVAWSVIWLKFSSEPPRTDLPKVAMPKVASREKIKALAGGVVAPRTVKIPWRKIIFSLPVWAIVVNNFTFHYALYVIMNWLPTYFELALKLSLQDMGSSKMLPYFNMFIFSNIGGVVADHLITKRILSVTKTRKLLNTIGFVVAAVALMALPSFGTPSGTVICSSVSLGFLALGRAGFAVNHMDVAPKFAGIVMGVSNTAGTLAGIVGVGLTGNILEAAKASNMDLTSSETWKTVFFVPAYLCIFSSVIFLIFSTGEKIFE